ACGGAATGCCCACCATCAATGCCATGTGGGACAACCATATCGCAGTGCTTGTGGGTGACTATTTCGTGTCAACGGCTCTTCAGCTCGTGATAACGACCGGCGACCTCAGGGCTGTCAACACCATAGCATCGCTCGGAAGGCTACTGTCGACCGGGGAGATGGATCAGATAAACATCGCAACTAACCATTCCATATCGGAAGAGGCTTATTTCGAAATAATCACCCACAAGACAGCATCTCTATTCATTGCCTGTGTAGAGATGGGAGCATACGCCTCAGACGCCACCCAGGAGCAGCTCGACATAATGCGCCGATTCGCATGCCTGTTCGGACAATGCTTCCAGATAAAGGACGATATATTTGACTACTTCCACTCTGAATCACTAGGCAAGCCAACCGGCAATGATCTTCGTGAGGGCAAAGTCACCCTACCTCTCATACACGCCCTGAAAGCCACTGACCATCCGCGATGTGCCGAAATGAACGCTCTTGTGTCGCGCGACGGACTTTCGGATGAAGAGATCGCCACCTTGATAGACTATGCCATAGAGGCAGGAGGCATAGAGTATGCCGATGCCACTCTCATGCGACTTCGCAATGAAGCTGCGGCAGTCCTTTCTTCACTCGGGGATGTAGACACTACTCCCCTGCTATCTCTTCTCGACTACATCATCGCCCGCGACATGTAGCCCCGACAGTAATACCTGCCGATGAAAAAAGATCTGCTCCTCTTCACCACCTTATTCCCTTATGACGCGGTTACAGAATCCGTGTTTGTAATGAGTGAGCTTGAGGAATTGTGCAGGTGCTTCCGGCGAGTCATAATCATCCCTGAAATAAGCAAAGGTGAACTGAGAGACCTTTCCTCATTCACCAATGTCACTGTCGACACATCCAGGGCTTTATCAACCGACCACAGACATCCGTTAGGCAAGCTGCCGTCAGCACTCCATCCCTCAGTGTTGGATCAGCTTGCAAAAAGCCTACCCCATATCCCTGCCAACAAGATTCCTGCCGCATGGTCAATGGCTATCAACCGCCACCGCATAGGGAGCAATCTAAAAGACATCATAAAGCGTCATTCAATAGACTGCGACAACGCAGTGTTCTACACCTTTTGGTTCGACCACATCACAGAAGCCATTGCCCTGGCTCTTCCACCTGATCATGGCACACTCGTGTCAGGAGCCCACAGACAAGACATATACCCAACCCCAGGAGTTCTCAAAATACATAGATACAGGAAACTTGCATTCGAAAGAATGACAAAGTTGTTCGCTGTAAGCAAAGGCGGACAGGAGTTCCTGAAGGATGAATTCAATGGAGACCCAACATCAAAAGTAACACTGCGCACCCTCGGTTCAAAAAAGCCGATCCGCGATGCCATATCACGCCCGGGCAATTCCGAGGATGCCGTCACATTCTTCTCATGCTCCCGTGTAGACGACAACAAGCGCGTCACACTGAATCTGACTTTACTGATCGACTTAGCCCGCAACATGCCTGAATTAAGATTCCGGTGGATACATGCCGGTGACGGTCCGTGCATGAGCATGCTGCGGGCATCAATACCGGCGCAACTGCCATCCAATCTCACCATCGACCTGAAAGGAATGCTCTGTAACGAAGAGATACACAGCATATACCGGAAAGAACCGATTGACTGGGCCATGCTTATGAGCCGATGCGAAGGACTTCCCATAGCACTTTGCGAAGCTCTGTCGTACGGAATACCAGTAATCGGATGTGATGTCCCCGGGATAAAAGAGATCGTCAATGACAGCACTGGCATACTTCTCTCCGAGAATCCCACCTCTGAAGAATTCATAGCACGCATATATCCGTACCTTAACGGACAGAAGGACCAGGCTCCGTTACGCAAATCAGCCTTCGACGAATGGAAGAGCAAATACGACGCATCAACTCTACGAAGATTATTTGCGGAATATATGAGCGAGCTACCCTCAAAAATTATGACCGAGAAGTGAGGGCTTGCAGGCAGAGACGACCACTACAGACAAGCACTCCAAGTTGGTGCCAATTGTTAATAACATCGTGATTGTGAGCAATTATTTCGTTTTTTATGCTATCGTTAGAATAATTTTTCTTACCTTTGCGCCTTGAAACGATAATTTCTAAGACAAATGGACATTAAACCTGCTACACAACGCCCCGAACTGCTGTTTGAAGTAAGTTGGGAAGTGTGTAACAAGATTGGAGGCATTTACACAGTTCTCTCCACCAAAGCCAAAACTCTCCAGAAAATCAGCAAAGACACCACAGTCTTTATCGGTCCCGACGTTTGGTCACAGACCAATCCGTCCCCTTGGTTTACAGAATGCAACGTCACTGGTCTGTCTAAATGGTCAAAAAACGCACATCTCCCCGAAGGTATAAGCGTCAGAGTGGGAAGATGGGAAATCCCAGGACGCCCTATAGCTGTACTTGTAAAGTTTGACGGCATGTATGCTGTCAAGGATGAATTCTACGGCGAAATGTGGGAACGTTTCGGCGTAGACTCACTGCATGCCTATGGAGATTATGACGAAGGATGCGCCTTCGCCCATGCCGCCGGCATAGTGATTGAATCAATAATCCTTTCGGGATACGGACAGGCCTCACCCATCCCTGCCGTTCCGGAGCCACCCCGGCGTGGACGCAAAAAGAAAATCATCCCCACTATAGTGGCCCATTTCGACGAATGGACCACAGGCATGGGGCTTCTATACCTTAAGTGGAAGATGCCGCGCGTCGCTACAGTGTTCACCACACATGCCACAAGCATAGGACGCAGCATATGCGGCAACGACAAACCGCTCTACGACTACATGAGCGGATACAACGGTGACCAGATGGCTCGTGAACTCAATATGGAGGCTAAACACTCTCTTGAAAAAGCTGTCGCACATCAGGCTGACGCATTCACTACTGTAAGTGAGATCACGGCCCGCGAATGCGAGCAATTACTTGAGCGTCGCCCCGATGTGGTAACCCCCAACGGCTTCGAGAAGAACTTCGTTCCGGCCGCATATAAATTCGATGCCGCCCGCGCCGAAGCCCGCGCATCGCTCATAAACACAGCCAATGCCCTCACAGGAGCCGGATATGACGACAATGCGTTTGTAGTCATCACAGGTGGCAGATGCGAATACCGCAACAAGGGTCTTGACATCTACCTCGACATGGCATCGGCACTCCGCAACATGGATACATGCCGCAAAATAATCGCCTATGTGATGGTTCCGGCATGGCCAAAAGAGCCACGTGCAGACCTTCAGGAACGCATATCCGCCAACACACCTACCGACACACCTCTTCAGGAACCAGTGCTGACCCATTGGCTCAACAACCCTGAAAGTGACTCAGTGATATGCCGCACACGTTCTCTCGGATTCTGCAACATTGACCCGCGTGTCACTGTTATATATGTGCCCTGTTATCTCAACGGCACCGACGGTATCTTCAATCTCTCCTACTATGATCTGCTGATCGGAGCAGATGCGACTGTATTCCCCTCATATTACGAGCCTTGGGGCTATACTCCGCTTGAGAGTGTGGCATTCGGCGTACCCACAGTCACAACATCGCTCTCAGGCTTCGGTCAATGGGTACTCGAAACCTATCAGAACTACTTTGAGGAATGCGGTGTGAACGTGATCGGACGCGGCGACTCCAATTATCAGGACGTGGTGACCAATATCGCACATGCCATAGAGTACCTGACATGCGCCGACTCCCGCACCACTGCACGCATACGAAAAGCAGCGATGAACACTGCCGCAAAAGCTTCATGGTCCAACTTCATAAGCTACTATGATGAAGCTTACTCCATAGCTCTTGCCAACGCATCAAAAAGACTGTAGAGAATACTTATACAACCTAATTTTTATAATCCCCAACGTCACTACTACTTAATAATTTCGATATGAAACTACCAGTAAGTAACACCAATGCCCCCGTATGGCGCGACATCACCGTTAAGTCGCAGCTTCCAGCAGCATTGAAATCACTTGAGAAACTGTCCCGTAACCTTTGGTGGGTATGGAACAGCGAAGCCAAGAACCTGTTCCGCGATCTAGACCACGACATCTGGCGTGCAACCGGCGAGAATCCGGTGATGCTACTCCAGCAGCTCCCATCAGAGCGTCTTGACGAAATAATGTCTGACAAAGAGATGATGGCACGCATTGACCATGTATGGAAGATGTTCCAGGATTACATGGCACAGCCAATGCGCAACGACATACCCTCGGTATCGTACTTCTCTATGGAGTATGGTCTATGCAACTGCCTGAAGATCTATTCCGGAGGTCTAGGTGTGCTCGCAGGCGACTACATAAAAGAAGCATCCGACTCTCGCGTCAACATGACTGCCATCGGATTCCTTTACCGTTACGGCTATTTCACACAGACACTCAGTGTAGACGGTCAGCAGATTGCCAACTATGAGCCTCAGAACTTCAACCAGCTCCCCATCGAGCAGGTAACCGAAGAGAACGGCCATCCCATGATATTGGAGGTACCTTATCATGACCGCATAATCTACAGCCACATTTGGCGTGTCAATGTCGGGCGCATGAGCCTGTATCTGCTCGACACTGACTTCGACATGAACAGTGAGTTTGACCGTCCCATCACCCACAAGCTCTATGGCGGCGACTGGGAGAACCGTATCAAGCAGGAATATCTGCTCGGTATCGGCGGTATCCTCGCACTCAAGAAACTCGGCATACATTCCGAGATATATCATGCCAACGAAGGCCACGCCGCTCTCCTCAACCTCCAGCGTCTCGCTGATTATGTACAGGAGAAAGGTCTCGACTTCAACACCGCTCTTGAACTCGTACGCTCATCCGCACTCTACACTGTGCACACCCCCGTGCCTGCCGGTCACGACTACTTCGACGAAGGTCTCGCCCACAAATATCTCCAGCAGTATCCAGCACTCCTTGGCATCTCATGGCAGGAGCTTATGGATATGGGCCGCGAAAACCCCGGAAGCAACGACCGCTTCTCTATGAGCGTATTCGCCCTCAACACATGCCAGGAAGCCAACGGTGTGAGCTGGCTACACGGAGAGGTGTCCAAGAAGATGTTTGCCGGTGTATGGAAAGGTTATTCATGGGAAGAAAGCCATGTAGGCTACGTAACAAACGGCGTTCATATGCCCACCTGGGCAGCAAGCGAGTGGAAGGCTTTCTACTCTGAGAAACTCGGCGAGCAGGTGTTTGACCACCAGAGCGATCCCAAAGCCTGGGAAAATATCTTCAAGGTTAAAGATGAAGAGATCTGGGCTATGCGCACACAGCTCAAAAACAAGTTCATCAACTTCGTGCGTCGTGACTTCAAGGAGAAATGGCTTGCAAATCAGGGTGATCCCTCTGCCGTGATCAAGATCCTTGAGAAAATCAATCCCAATGCACTCATCATCGGCTTTGCACGTCGATTCGCCACCTATAAGCGCGCTCACCTGCTGTTCACCGACCTTGACCGTCTCGCTCGCATCGTCAACAATGAGCAGTTCCCAGTACAGTTTGTATTCTCAGGCAAGGCTCACCCTGCCGACGGGGCAGGACAGGGTCTCATCAAGCGCATCATGGAAGTGTCGCATATGCCCCAGTTCCAAGGCAAGATCATCTTCCTTGAGGACTACAACATGATTGTCGCCAAGCGTCTTGTCACCGGCGTTGACATCTGGCTCAACACCCCCACTCGTCCCCTCGAAGCATCCGGAACATCCGGCGAAAAGGCAGAGATGAACGGTGTGCTCAACTTCTCAGTGCTCGACGGCTGGTGGTACGAAGGATACAAGCTTGATGAAAAGGCCGGATGGGCTCTCACAGAGAAGCGCACATTCACCGATCAGGCTCAGCAGGACAAGCTTGATGCAGCCACTATCTACTCTATGCTTGAAAATGAGATCATCCCCCTCTATTTCGCCAAGAATTCCAAGGGATACTCACCTGAATGGATACAGTACATCAAGCGTTCTATCGGTCATATCGCCCCGCAGTACACCATGCAGCGCATGATCGAGGACTACATCTCCCGATTCTACTCACCCGAGGCAAAGCGTTTCGCAGCCCTGTCAGCCGACAACGACAAACTCGCCAAAGAGATCGCCGCATGGAAACAGAAGGTTGCATCCGCATGGGACGGCATCAAGGTTCTTGACGTGCACACCAAGGAGGATATCCATCAGCACAACACCACAGGTCAGCCCTTCACCACTGTAATCAAGATAGATACCAACGGACTTGCCGATGATCTCGGACTTGAGCTCGTCATCGATAAGATGGAGAACAACACAGAGAAGCGTTGGATAAAGATACCGTTCCAGGTAATCGCCAAGGAAGGCAACATCGTGACTTACGAGGTGACTGACAAGCTCCGCGATCCGGGTGTATTCCGCTACAGCTTCCGCCTGTATCCCACAAATCCCAACCTGCCACATCGTCAGGACTTCGCTTACGTACGCTGGATCTAATCTTTTGATTAATCACAATAATACTTAAGGGTCAAAGGTTCCATTCTGTTTAGGAGTGAACCTTTGACCCTTAAGCTTTCAATATACCTTCTTCACTATTGCTCACCCCATATTTTAAAGAAACAAAAAAATAGGTTCTGATTTCTGAGAATCAGAACCTATTTTTACAATGTCGGGGTGAGAAGACTCGAACTTCCGACCTCCACGTCCCGAACGTGGCGCGCTGCCAACTGTGCTACACCCCGATTGGCATTCTTAGTTCGTTGCCTTTTTGCGGTGACAAAGGTAACGCTTTTTATAAGAAATACCAAATTTCGCCATCAATTACTTAAAAAATTCTTTGAAAGCTTTTACTGTGTATGCCTGATCAAGAGCCGAAGCGGTCTCCCTCACGGAATGCATCGCCCATAGAGCATTGCCCATATCCACACCTCGCAGATCCATCTGAGATGTCAGGATATTGCCGAGAGTAGAACCGCCAGGGACATCACTATGGTTGACAAATGTCTGACAAGGCACTCCAGCCCTCTCACATATGGCCCGGAACACACCTGACGAATCGGCATCTGTCATATATTTGCATCGGGCGTTGATCTTTATCACAGGACCACCGCCAGGCACAGGATGATTGGTGGGATCGTACTTCTCGCCATAATTAGGATGGAATGCGTGGGCATTGTCTGCCGACACCATGAATGAGTTAGCTATGCTCCGGTCAAAGTCCTCCAGACTGCCACCAAGCGACTCGACAATACGGCGCAGCATATTGGCAAGCACAGGTGAGGCTGCTCCCTGCTTGGTGCCTGATCCTGTCTCCTCATTATCAAAAATAGCCATCACACGTGTCTGTCCGCAATCACCATCTGACTCGGTAAGGGCTGTGAGAGCGGCATGCACCATGCTCAGATCATCAAGCCTGCCTGATGTGACAAACTCATCATTCATGCCTACAAGACAAGCCGGAGTAGTGTCATATAGCGATAGGTCAAAATCAAGAATATCATCCACTTTGCATCCGAGAGCCTCAGCCACAAGGCGTATAAGCATTCCCTTTGCCTCAGCCTGCTCCTTGACAATCGCTATCACAGGGAGCAGGTCTTTTTGGGCTGACAGCC
The sequence above is drawn from the Duncaniella freteri genome and encodes:
- a CDS encoding polyprenyl synthetase family protein is translated as MTDIHSIRHSLAPELNKLNDLIAERLRSSNPLINDVISRYLSQKGKQLRPMMVILTARILGACDPDRVITSGASIEMLHNASLIHDDVIDQSSTRHGMPTINAMWDNHIAVLVGDYFVSTALQLVITTGDLRAVNTIASLGRLLSTGEMDQINIATNHSISEEAYFEIITHKTASLFIACVEMGAYASDATQEQLDIMRRFACLFGQCFQIKDDIFDYFHSESLGKPTGNDLREGKVTLPLIHALKATDHPRCAEMNALVSRDGLSDEEIATLIDYAIEAGGIEYADATLMRLRNEAAAVLSSLGDVDTTPLLSLLDYIIARDM
- a CDS encoding glycosyltransferase; its protein translation is MKKDLLLFTTLFPYDAVTESVFVMSELEELCRCFRRVIIIPEISKGELRDLSSFTNVTVDTSRALSTDHRHPLGKLPSALHPSVLDQLAKSLPHIPANKIPAAWSMAINRHRIGSNLKDIIKRHSIDCDNAVFYTFWFDHITEAIALALPPDHGTLVSGAHRQDIYPTPGVLKIHRYRKLAFERMTKLFAVSKGGQEFLKDEFNGDPTSKVTLRTLGSKKPIRDAISRPGNSEDAVTFFSCSRVDDNKRVTLNLTLLIDLARNMPELRFRWIHAGDGPCMSMLRASIPAQLPSNLTIDLKGMLCNEEIHSIYRKEPIDWAMLMSRCEGLPIALCEALSYGIPVIGCDVPGIKEIVNDSTGILLSENPTSEEFIARIYPYLNGQKDQAPLRKSAFDEWKSKYDASTLRRLFAEYMSELPSKIMTEK
- a CDS encoding glycogen/starch synthase, whose protein sequence is MDIKPATQRPELLFEVSWEVCNKIGGIYTVLSTKAKTLQKISKDTTVFIGPDVWSQTNPSPWFTECNVTGLSKWSKNAHLPEGISVRVGRWEIPGRPIAVLVKFDGMYAVKDEFYGEMWERFGVDSLHAYGDYDEGCAFAHAAGIVIESIILSGYGQASPIPAVPEPPRRGRKKKIIPTIVAHFDEWTTGMGLLYLKWKMPRVATVFTTHATSIGRSICGNDKPLYDYMSGYNGDQMARELNMEAKHSLEKAVAHQADAFTTVSEITARECEQLLERRPDVVTPNGFEKNFVPAAYKFDAARAEARASLINTANALTGAGYDDNAFVVITGGRCEYRNKGLDIYLDMASALRNMDTCRKIIAYVMVPAWPKEPRADLQERISANTPTDTPLQEPVLTHWLNNPESDSVICRTRSLGFCNIDPRVTVIYVPCYLNGTDGIFNLSYYDLLIGADATVFPSYYEPWGYTPLESVAFGVPTVTTSLSGFGQWVLETYQNYFEECGVNVIGRGDSNYQDVVTNIAHAIEYLTCADSRTTARIRKAAMNTAAKASWSNFISYYDEAYSIALANASKRL
- the glgP gene encoding alpha-glucan family phosphorylase → MKLPVSNTNAPVWRDITVKSQLPAALKSLEKLSRNLWWVWNSEAKNLFRDLDHDIWRATGENPVMLLQQLPSERLDEIMSDKEMMARIDHVWKMFQDYMAQPMRNDIPSVSYFSMEYGLCNCLKIYSGGLGVLAGDYIKEASDSRVNMTAIGFLYRYGYFTQTLSVDGQQIANYEPQNFNQLPIEQVTEENGHPMILEVPYHDRIIYSHIWRVNVGRMSLYLLDTDFDMNSEFDRPITHKLYGGDWENRIKQEYLLGIGGILALKKLGIHSEIYHANEGHAALLNLQRLADYVQEKGLDFNTALELVRSSALYTVHTPVPAGHDYFDEGLAHKYLQQYPALLGISWQELMDMGRENPGSNDRFSMSVFALNTCQEANGVSWLHGEVSKKMFAGVWKGYSWEESHVGYVTNGVHMPTWAASEWKAFYSEKLGEQVFDHQSDPKAWENIFKVKDEEIWAMRTQLKNKFINFVRRDFKEKWLANQGDPSAVIKILEKINPNALIIGFARRFATYKRAHLLFTDLDRLARIVNNEQFPVQFVFSGKAHPADGAGQGLIKRIMEVSHMPQFQGKIIFLEDYNMIVAKRLVTGVDIWLNTPTRPLEASGTSGEKAEMNGVLNFSVLDGWWYEGYKLDEKAGWALTEKRTFTDQAQQDKLDAATIYSMLENEIIPLYFAKNSKGYSPEWIQYIKRSIGHIAPQYTMQRMIEDYISRFYSPEAKRFAALSADNDKLAKEIAAWKQKVASAWDGIKVLDVHTKEDIHQHNTTGQPFTTVIKIDTNGLADDLGLELVIDKMENNTEKRWIKIPFQVIAKEGNIVTYEVTDKLRDPGVFRYSFRLYPTNPNLPHRQDFAYVRWI
- a CDS encoding M18 family aminopeptidase, with the protein product MQEVNIIARDLMEFLDKSPVNFYAARTVASRLDLAGYTRLDPAQAWDIKPGGKYYVVKNDSAVFAVNVADAAPSAGFRIIAAHSDSPTFRIKPHPEMVSDGGVVKLNVEVYGGPIMYTWFDRPLSIAGRVVLRSEDPLRPRVELVKFDRPLLTIPHLAIHFNRQVNEGNRLSAQKDLLPVIAIVKEQAEAKGMLIRLVAEALGCKVDDILDFDLSLYDTTPACLVGMNDEFVTSGRLDDLSMVHAALTALTESDGDCGQTRVMAIFDNEETGSGTKQGAASPVLANMLRRIVESLGGSLEDFDRSIANSFMVSADNAHAFHPNYGEKYDPTNHPVPGGGPVIKINARCKYMTDADSSGVFRAICERAGVPCQTFVNHSDVPGGSTLGNILTSQMDLRGVDMGNALWAMHSVRETASALDQAYTVKAFKEFFK